The genome window GCCATGCAGcaaacacagattaaaaaaaaaaaaaaaggtagaaaagacAGAGAGGTTTGTGGGTCAAGTGTATTCATGAGAGAAAGGAGTCAGTGGATGTAGGTTTCCTTCACTGGGCTGCAGAAAAACATTCAAATGAGCCTGTCCCTTTATACTGCTGCAGAAGGTAAGATGACTGActtactgaaattatttcatttacttCAACTACAGTAACATAATTTTGCTCCGAAAATTTTCCCTAGCACTGTCTAATCCTTTTATCAATTGTATCTGGTCATGCAGGGCTGATGAGATATTCTCTTGCCAATGTGGCATTTTTTTGTGCTCTGTGCCTTTTGACAATGGTCAACAatgttttaatgtaaaaattttTCTAAACATTACAAGATAGAAGGATGCCTTTGATGGGTTGTCTTCCATTTTGAAATAGGCATTTCAGATTAAGCTTTAAATATCAAATAAGAATATTTTGCAAACTGAAAGGAACCAAGTATCCTATGAAAATGGATCTATTTACAGTGAAAATTACTTCTTGAAAGGCATTTTCGAAAGATACCTGGAAGCTAAAACTGAATTAGCCTTTGTGAGAAGTGATTTTAGTCTTGGACTTTAGAATAGATTGAGAATTTTTCCCATGCTTTGAGATGAAAAAGAACTATTAGGAGGGgctaaaataacaaagaaaggatttttcttgTTGCTGAGATAAAATCAAATCATTTAAAGATATCATTACCTTGTAAATGAAATTATCTGcagtaattttcaaaatatcttgATTAAAACTGATGAATAAGCAATATAAATCTGTAATAGCCATAGACATAACAGCCCCTAACAATACTAGACTTTGCACTCCTAATGAATTTGGACTATCACAATAATATGTATATAAAGCATTTTTACTGTTGTCAGTTCCTGTAGTTTTTAGGAGCAGCAGGCTCCATTCAGAGCCTATTAAGAAGGATTTTTCAGCCTTGTTTGCATCAGTATAGAGAAGTCCTGGGGTTTCACTCTTCTTGATGCATTTTACCTCTGAAGGGCCCCTGGATAAATATGACCCATAACTGGAAGGAGAGCCTCCACTTTTGCACATCCTCTTGCTCTGTGTTCTGCTTCCAGCCATATCAACCTTCTTTTCTCCACAGTGTCCCAGTTCCAGCGGAAGAGATGGTGCCTGTGTCAACCCTTTCTACTCTTGTCCACAGTAATACACAGACTAGTGTGGGGGCACCCTGCAAAGAAGCTAGAGTTTTAGTTTTGAATCTTCTCAGATTTAGGAGGGAGTTGATTCCTGGTCTCTCGCACCCTGAGACGTGTCCTCCCTCCCTGTAACTAGTCTTTTGCAAACCGTGAGCCCCCTCAAATCTGACACTGAATTTTGTAGAAGCTTCTGTGGAGAAGAAATACGCAGGTTCTGCATTGCAAGTGTTTCAAGATGCTTCCCTGCAGCATTGCTGCTGGCTCTTAAGTACTAGGGAAAGATGGGAGCTCAGGCTCAGCCCTGTGTTTGGCATTGCCTGTTGCAGTGCTCGGCAGGTCTTCCTGCTTGGCAGAGGTGGGTTGCCAGCTTATCTTTCCACACCTACCTCTTTTAAGCATGCATAAAGCCCTGAATCTGCAGTTTGGATTCCACTACAAGAGCAAGGTAACTAAACTATCAGTGGTTCAGGCACTCTTTGTGTGCTGAAATAAATTGTGAGAACAGTTCTCTTGAAGCTCCATGGGTGCCATTGTGTATGTGCATAGGTGCACACAGCCTACCTTCAGTCCTGACCAGCCTCAGGGCAGTCTGAAACATGGATCATCTTCCTTTTGCCGCACAATGATACATACTGGAGCTACTAATATTGCCAttgatgaatattttttcttcctttttgtggCTGATTGAGGCTGAATGGGTTGATACTTCTTTAGCCAGGCAGAAGAAATACATGTCATTACATTACATGACGCTTGCTGCCATGTTGATGCAGAAAGCACAGGGAGCTTTTTATAAAGCCATAGATGTTGTCTTGTCATGGTGTGCTATAGAAAGAAGCTTAAAACTTATTCGCCAGGAAAGAACCTTAGAGCTCTTATAGATGGAATTGGTTTAGATAAAAATTGCTTTCCAAGACTTGGATAATGGTAGTTACAGCTGCATTCATGAGGCATCTTGTTTCTAGGTCACACACAGAGATCTGGTTAATCTCTGTTGGGCTGCCTGTGTTAAAACCTTGCTTTCTGACTGAGTGTTTTGGATCTGAGAGGAAAGTTTTGGAGGCTCCAGGGAAGTGCTTTAAGTTGCAATTGCCTAGAGAAAGGACAGGGACCGGGCATGGGCTTGTTCCTGACACTAGTAGGAAATGCAACAGGatagctgcagctgctgaaggcACCCTGTGAGTATAGTGTTAATCAAACTGCTGGTtgtcatacacagaaaacgAGCTTAAACATATTTTCTCTAGTACTAGCTGTTTCGTTTTTCATAACTTTATTCACAGTGAGAGGGCAACTTAGCTGACACAAGTTCTCAATTCTCCCCTTTAGGTTTGCATGGATTGGATGGTAGGACAATAATTTCTATTGGGCTGTATTCTTTGTcttacaaaaccaaacccaagctCCCCCTCCCTGTAGCTGTCAGTAGCTGGTGTAGTTCTGAGATGATTATGTGATTATCTGCAATGCTACAGTGGCGGGTGAATAAAGCTGTCATTCCAAAGCACTGACAAACACTGAGGTGGGAGCTAGTTCACCCACGGAAACATGACACAACAGCATAAAATATAGGACTTAGAGAGATTGCTGTGGGCAGCTTTTGGTGGCCTTTGTCAGGAAAAAAGGTATTTGgggaagggtttttttggttgtctAAATGTTACTTATTtacaaggaaaagaaggaattgGGGAATTTTGAAACATACAATAAGAAATAAATCCACCATTGACCAaagtagtttgttttttaactaaaggccttttttaaatttacactTTCAAGTAGTTCACCTGATGACTGTGGCGGTTACAGCTGTGTTGGGATGCTTTCTAAATACAGTCCGTCAGCTATGTAATAGCTTTAAGCATCAGTGCAAGTTGTGAGATGTGGTTTGTGTACAACACGTATTCCTCTAAATAATGAGAGTATAGTTTTGAAATGCACTTATTGCGACCGTTGGTTTCCAGTGTTCATAAACACTGTAGGAAACACCGCATATGTGGCCCACGTGTTAAAATGCACAGCTGCCTTATTCCTCCATCCTGCATTAACCTGTAGCCTGGCTGATTTCATCTACTCTGCAGTATGAGGCAGTGGCTGTTGTTGTTGCATGTGTCCATCCTGTCTTGTCTTttctttgtctgtctgtcctgcagtttttgtctgtgtgtgtctatTTGTAGATGAAGGGGCGGAGGATAAGGTGGGACCGCTCCAGCACTGCCCGGGCTGTGGGCCCACTGCCAGCAGGGAGTGGCGTAAACACCTGGCCCCCTCCATTTCAGTGTCTGTGCCTGATGATGAGCCCTACAATTCAGACGAGGAGTACTATGAACACCCTTTGTTCAGCTCGGAGTGGACTGGCTCTAGTACACATCCCAGTGCCACAGTGAAGAGCACAGAGGTCTTGTTGGGCCATGACGAAGGTGAACTAAACATGGTCCCATTTTGTTCCTCTTCCCCTCTACTCACCTGCCATCCATTCCATTATATGTGTGCCTGGGATTGCTGCTTTCTGGGGAGGGAAACCcagggtttatttttcctcacatGGAAATGACACCCCTTCAGAGTCTCTCCATCTCAAAGTGAAGCTGCAGTGTGAGCCGTGAATGCAGCTTTGGAGTCAGTGAAACCATGGTCCCTTCTTAAATCAGGGTTCTTGGTCTACTGGCCTGGCTTAGAGCAGAAGCAAAAGGAGCAGCTAGTTAAGAGAAGCGTAAGTTAATTTGTTCTTCGTGCCAGAGAATCAGTGTCAAGAACAGTATGCAAGGCTAAAGATTGTTGCTGGAGGTAAGTCAGTTGTTAACACAATGGGGGAAAAATCCATGTCTATACCAAGGATAGCAGTAGAAAATCTTTAATTCTCCAGTAGGCAAAGTAGATCAGTTTTACTCCAGTATACACAGGTGACTTCAGGCAGTATTGGGTCATGTCTGATCTCCAGTTGCTTTGTGGCTACACCCAGTTAACATTGTGTCAGCTGAAGGCTaacaaggagggaaaaaaaggtttaCTGTTACTGTGTTTCTATACTCCCTTTTTCTATGGTGTGGACACATCAGTAAGTATTACGTTCTCAGTGGGGGTTACATAAAAGTGAAATGGCTTTTGAGGAATCAAGGCATCATCTATTTCAGTGACTAACAGGAATGACGATTTCTACTCCAAGGCTAAATAGATCACCTTTTATCTCGCAACATTTGACTAACTCAGTCTTGGGACGCAGgagctgaagttaaaaatagTACTGAATCCTCTAAAGGTTTGTGTCTCAGGAAGATGGAGGTGTGTACTTGAAATTGTTCACTGGGTCGTTTCAATAAGAGCAGAGTTGTTCAGAATTAACAGGATAATATAGTCTAATGCTGCAACAGCACCAGAAAGAGATCAGTGCTAGTAATTGAAGATTGTTTATATCAGCATGTCTTGCCTGAAGCTCAGGAAGACAGAAAATCACAGGAGTAGCCTTACTATAGCTGGGTGCCTATAGCTGTACTTAGAGCACTCCTGGATGGGTTAATGCATGGGCAGCTTCCTTTTCAGTCATATACATCTACCCCTGGTGGAAGTGTAAAATCTCAGAACAcctatgaggggaaaaaaaaagaagggaaataagCTTGATCATCAGTGAAAAGATAGGCATTATGAAACAGCCCTCCCCACTTGCTGCCTCTAAGATTGCAGTTGATTTGGCTTAAGAGGTCTGTGCACAAAGGGAGTCTGTAGGATTCCTTCATTAAGTAAGGATAACTCTCTACTTTGGTGAGAAATGAGTTTTAATCATGTGGCACTGTGCAAAGTGTCTTAGAAAATGGAGGTGTATACCTGAAATTGCTCAGACTAAAATGAGAGGCTTTCcttaaattttttttagttGAAAGGGGTGCACATGTAAAACtatataaaatcagaaaaagagaagtaaagCAAATTATTCAAGTCAAGGCCTCTTGTAGCTGGATACTTGCTGTTCTGCCAGGGTGCTTTTACATCTGCTCATGTGGAAATATCCCTGTAACACTCAGGCGTCAGTCCAGTTCTGATTCTGAATCTTCTGGCTTCTCTTCCTGTAAGATACAGTATTTAAccttaattacatttttttatatgCTATTAATAATGTATTGTACTTTACACAGTGATATTTTCTCAGCCTCAAATAGTGTTTGTGTTTGTCAAATCACTTTTCGAAGACCATAACTGAAGTGGATGGTTGATTCTCTGGCTCTAACTGTGGCAATCTTAGGAGGAAAATCAAGCCATTGTAAAGAGGTTTTACTTTAATACCAAGAGATGATACAGCCACTTACAGGTTTCAGACCACTTGGTTCTAAGTCTGATTCAGCAAAGGCCTTTAAGCATGAGACACACTTTAAACCACGGGGGTCATCAGGTTGACTGCAGCATGACTGCTGGTCAGCTGCTTGGGTATGTTGCTGAGACACAGGTTTCAAGCTTAATCCTGACTTACAGAGCATAGTAATATTCTATCTGAGTAGCAATGGCAGAACACTCCAGAATGGGAACCTTGCTCGTCATCCTTCTGCCATGGCATGAGTAAAGACTGCTCTTCATACTACTATATTGATCCTAAGAGCCCGTAAGCTGAGTGAAGTCTTTTAGAAATTCAGATGAACAGTTATATTGCACTCATTGGTTTCTTTGACACAATTGGTGACGAGGAGCCTGGAAGCTAGTGgggaaacagaacagaaaggaaaatggagagCCCTTGTGTTAAATCTGTGATTTTTCACACACGAAGTTCAGATGTCAGGCAGCCTAAGGGAGAAATTGTTTATAAACCCACTCAGTGTGGGAATCTTGGCAGAATTCTTGCAAATCCGTTAGTCGTCAGCTATACACAAGGCTTATTAAGACTATGGAAGTGGCTCAAGATTTTACCAAATCCAGGATCCATGTTTTAAATTGACTTGCTGGCATTTAGTGGTCAGTATTGCCAAGGTCAGTGGAAAGAAATTAATGCCTCATACCTTCCTCCACCTCAATTGAATGTCTTGTACTGGATTAAACAGCACATTTGTCAGAAAAATATCAATGTACTTTGAACTCATTGATGCATTGGTGTTGTCAGAGCCATCTATCATTCAAATAGCATCTCCATTTGCAATGAATATTTGACCCAGTCATTTTTGGGAGAGGTATACCTGTAAAACACTTTCAGCTCTCATCTTACAGCATAAAtgtgcttctttggggaagacaggttgtttggtttggtttttgggtttttgtttatttgtttgttttttcctcaaaggaaaattaagttCCGCAATGACAAAAAATGGGCTGGATACTAGCAGTCCTTTGATAGACTTAACTCCAAAATGTTTAGAGCTGAAAGTGTTATGCAGAAGTAGTCCTGTTGAACTGTGTGCTTGGTGTTTACTGTTGGTGTTGATGTCACCTCCTTTTTCCATCCCCAAGAAGAACCAGTAGAGAGTCCGATGGCTGTGGAAGTGAGACCTGCTGCTCTTCCTGGGAAGCAACTGGGGAAAGAGCACGGGCACATTGAGCCTTTGGATCAGGCAAAGGGCCCCTGTGAGGGTCAGTCTGATTCTGGTTTGGAGGCCAAAGTGTGTCATGAAGACAAAGTGCCGAGTGTGGCATCCAGCAGGGAGAGAGTAACTGTTGTGGCAGAAACGCCCCTGAAAGACACGTCCCCTTCCTCGGCCAAGGAAGGTGTGTCCTCCTTGGGTTTGCATGTGTTTGCTGCCGGTGaatccttctccagctttctccAGTGCTTTCCAAGGCTGCTTCATTGGCTGTTCTTCTCATTGATGAGTATGACTGCTCTTGTTATTATGCTTGAAGAGTGTGTAGCAGATAATATGATTGCATAGGTGCTGTATGACAACATGGTTTCCCACCATTGCGGCTGATTcctgatttttttactttgccATGATGAATATGCTTTGCAGCTAAGCTGATTCCTCTGTGTAAGCCTTTTTCCCCCATCTCCGATGTGTTTGCCAGTCACATTGCTAatctatgtatatttttttctttttggtgcaGAGattcatctgcttttctttcaaaaagtaGATTTATTGACTTTGGCTATGACATAAAGAGGCTTAAACTGTAGAAACGTTTTAATTTGCAGTGTGCAGggttgctgtgttttgggtttttgttttttggttgtgttttttgggggtgggggtttttttgggttgtttttttttttggtgtatttgCTTCAATGCATCTGGTTTAGCTTCCCTAAAGCTATTGCTTCTTATGTCATATCCTTGCCATTCATTGCAGTCCACCCCTCCTCTCCTCAATCATTACCAGAACTctgattttttgtgtgtcttaCCTTATTACAAATGTTTAACCCTGCTGGAGTGCCCTTCTTAGGCAAAACCTCCATCAATTCCACTGGGACACTTGCCTTGACAGTAAAGTTTAGGATTGGGTGCATAGAGTGAAGTTCTGATCTGGTTGctgaacaaaatatttactgcaatcaatttttttttttttcagtatgtaaGAACTAGGCttcaaaattttccttttaatggtATTTCTTTTCAGCCAATACAACAAGGTATAAAGACAGATTTTGTGGAGTAGTGCGGTACCCATTCACTACCTGGCTAAGAAATGCTACATTTGAGAGGCTGGTGTTCTGGCTAGCCCAGCTGAAGAGTATTAAATGCCTTTGGCAGTCAGAATATGTTTCGATGACATTGGTGTTGTTCATTTGCACTACAGTAAGAAGCACAATAGGATACATAAAGAAAGTCAGTATCTAGCTGTTTAATTTCTATGAAAACAGGATGGTATCAACTCAATGGCCATGTTTTTATGCTTCATAGGGTTTGCAAGTAAATCATCACATGCAAAAACATAGAGGAGCAAAATTATTGTAGTTGTAGAGCTCTGTTTTTTCTACCTGCAGAGTTCGGAATGGCAGTTGCTTTTTTGACTAAATGTTAACATATGCGAATATTTTAAGAATGACAAATACTTTAATACTAATTGTTCTAAAGACTTCTGATTCATTGGAGCAAAAAGATGACTCCACAGACTTTAAATCAGGTATGGGGAGATTCGGAGTTGGTCCAATGCTTATTGTAACGAGCTttagaaaaaacacataaaactatttttacaAATTATGGGAGAAAGTTCTGCCACATTCTGGAGTATTTGTCTCCATATTTTCCGTGATAGGAAGATTTCTGTATGATaggaataattattttccatgggatattaaaaaagaacatGCTATTAATGGTTAACAGAGCATGTATAAAAAACCACTTAACTAGGTATTACTCCCTAAAAATATGGTGACATACCATAAGACTagcatttttacttttaaattaacttAATTAGGGCCCGATGTACAGTCACTGAAACATGCCAAGTACTCTTTGACCTCAGTTACAGCTGAAGGTGGCTGGTCATTTTGAAGACCACACCTTTAGGATCTGGGACTATTATTACCATAGTTCTGTTCCTGATTTACACATACTGGTTTCATGATGGCAGTGAAATTTTTGTCATTTGCCAAAGAGTGAATGTCAAAAGTTGGTATAATTAAAAAACCAGCCTCTTCTGACACGAAACGTTTTGTATGCATCATTTATTTAGTTTAGGCTGCttgtagaagaaaaatgtaaaaaaagttGTAGAAATGTATAAGTATGCATGTTTTAAATGTCAGCAACACACAAAGTTACTATTGATTTGACTTATTCTTGCAAACTTTACTAACTCAGAACTAACAAACTACAGAGTCCAGCAAAGCATACCAACGAAGTGAGAATTGCTTGTGATTTTACTGTCACGTACAAACCATGAAGATAAAAAATTCACATGAAATCATCTCATTTCAGTGGTCACAACTCACATTTTCACTATAAAACCTCATATATTGAAAGGAAACTAGGGTTTAACACTTTAAAGCAGATTTCTAGGTGGTTTGCCTTGTTGCATGTTTGCATCTGCCTCCCTCTCCTTTCCATCATTCATACCAGGGTGTTGTTGTAAGCCACATCACTGTCTGCCTGTGTAAGTGCTTTAATAATTTTGttataaaacccaaacaaactacTTCAGATTTACTTGCAGCCACGAAGATGGATTTCCGTGTCCAGGAGGGTGCACACCTTTTCACAGCAGAACCATTAGACACAAAGCAACAAGAATCTGGGAAAGACAGTAAGACTGGTGAGCAACCTCAGCATGATGCCTTAGTTCCACAGCCggcaaaaacagaggctttagATAAAAAGGATTCGCAGagtaaagacaaagaaaaaatgccTTCATCTCTATCAGAACAGATCTTGGAAACTGATTcacaaaagaaaggggaactcAGTTTTGCAGAACTTGCTGCCAAACCTCCCTCTTCTCAAACACAAAAGGACTTGTCGTCTGAACTGCCTAAAGggagcaaaacagaagaaaggacTGCAGATGTGCCCTCATCATCCAGCCAGGTCATATCTATGAAATTTAAAGACGACCTTAAAGATGTCCAAGATTTTGCCATCAGCCATGGTGACAGTTCTCTGTTGCCATCTGAACCCAAGTCAGAAGGATCCAAAAGTGAGCTTCCTTCAGGCCCAtctcctgctgtcccccaggagCTTCCATTCAAAGACagttccaaaacaaaacaggaaccCCCTGACCAACTGTTTGCCGAAGATCTTACTAAAGATGAGCAGTTGTACAGAGACAGGACACTAGCTCTGCAAGAATTCTCAGCAGTACCTGTAGATGGCCTGAAAACGCCAAGCACCCAGAAAATAGCTGCATGGGGGGAGGAAAAGGACATGACCAAGGATGAGAGTGATGAGGAAGAAAGGTATGACTTCTATGATAAAGGGGAGGCTCGAATATTAGATGATGGTAAATTTACCACAAAACCTGAAGTGAAGACACTTTCCCTAGACAAAGCAGACTTTGAAAAGGATGGTGAAGCTAAGAAGTCACCTGATAtcctcaaaacagaaaaagaaatggatcAAAGTGGGCTCTCAGCAACAGTAGACAAGAAAAAGGAGGTCCAGCCAAGCACACAGATACCCCCAGCCACATTAAGCCATGAACACACCCTTGAAAAAACAGTAGAGCACCCTGATACCACTCAGTTATCCAGAGTTACAGAGAAAGCCCCTGATGCACCAAGTTTAACCACTGATAAGACTCATACTCTAGAACCTTCTAAAgagaaagatgttaaaaaagACACCAAGGAGGATAAGACAAGTGTTTCAGCTCCTCATGAAGTGAAAGAAGAGGAGGATCGATCAGGAATGTCGAAGTATTTTGAAACCTCTGCTCTGAAAGAGGAAGCCTTCAAAGCAGATGCTCTGAAACAAGGCAGTGATTACTATGAGCTTAGTGACACTAAAGAGAGTATGTATGAGCCTTATCAGACAGATCGTCTAATACCTGAAgacaaagaggaggaggaggaggaagaattaCAGACAGAATTGGATCAGCAGCAGAGTATACCTGCTCATGAAATAGGGTACAGTACTCTGGCCCAGAGCTTTGCACCAGACAAATCTGAAGAACCAAGCTCCCCAACAGAAAGAATGTTCACTATTGACCCCAAAGTCTATGGGGATAAGAGAGAGCTccacagtaaaaataaagatgacCTAACTCTGAGCAGGAGCTTGGGACTTGGGGGGAGATCTGCTATTGAACAGAGAAGTATGTCTATTAACCTGCCCATGTCTTGCCTGGATTCAATAGCTCTAGGGTTTAGCTTTGGTCGTGCACATGATCTTTCTCCCCTCGCTTCAGATATTCTGACTAACACTAGTGGAAGTATGGATGAAGGTGATGACTACTTGCCAGCAACCACACCAGCATTGGAGAAGGCTCCCTGCTTCCCCATTGATAGCAGAGAGGAAGATGAGCacattgaagaagaaaaagcaatggTAGAAGAAAAAGTTCAGCCTGAGACCTTGACCGAATCACCTTTCCTGGCCAAAGATTATTACAAAAATGGGTCTGTCCTGGCTCCTGACCTGCCTGAAATGTTAGACTTAGCAGGGACGAGATCTAGATTAGCCTCTGTGAGTGCAGATGCTGAGATGGCACAAAAGAAGTCAGTTCCTTCTGATACTGTTGTGGaagacagcagcacagctctgccacaTGTGACAGATGAAAACCACGTAACTCTAAAAGCGGAAAGCCAGCTAGAAGACTTGGGCTACTGTGTTTTCAATAAGTACACAGTCCCACTCCCTTCTCCGGTTCAGGACAGTGAGAATTTAACCAGTGAAACCTGTCCATTTTATGAAGGCACAGATGAAAAACTGAGACGTGGCCTTGCTCCTGACTTGTCTTTAATAGAAGTGaagctggcagcagctggaaaatCGAAAGAAGAATTACTGAGTGAAAAAGACTTAGGTCAGCACGGCACTGGTGAGTCTGTTCTGGCCAGGGACTAtgagcaggagaaaaaagaaaagctggatACTGTGCTAGAAAAAAGTGAAGATCAAGTTGACTCTAAAGaggtctattccattaaaggtGCAGAGCCTGAGAAGACAAGACCTGAGGCAATcttagaaatgaaagaagagagtgTGGCTGACAAAGTTCATGTAACTGATGATACAATGTATGACAGAATATCAGCATCAGCAGTAGCCATAGAAAGAGGTGCTGTTTCTTTGTTgatggagaaggaggagaagactCTTAGTGTTGTTCCTGAAATAGCTGAGATAGAAGCTCCGATAAAACCAGATTACAATGCTATAAAGCACGATATGGAAGTGGCTGCAAGGAGAGCTGACCAAGAATATCAGAGTCAGTTAGATTCTAAGATCAGTGAGGttgtttctcttccttcagGGAAGGACAAAGCCTCTGTTAAAAGAGCGGAGCCTGAAACCAAAGACACTCAACAGAAAGATCAGACTGTCTTGTCCAGAGAAGCAAAGGATGCAGATGTACTTTCCAAGACTGAGCCTAGTTATGTGAAGGACAGCACCAAACtgtctgaaacagaaattaaggaaaaagtaaCTAAACCCGATCTGGTGCATCAAGAGGCAGTTGATAAAGAGGAATCTTATGAATCTAGTGGAGAGCATGATCAAGCCCAAGAAGGCTTGAATGGAGAATCTTTGAAACCAGAGGATATCAAAGCAGAACCTCCAAAACCACCTGTGTCTGGGGAAGAGATGCCTGCACAGTTACCAGCAAAGGAGCCTTCTGAAGAGCTTCTTCCGAAAGCCGAGCCTCTCCAGGAAGAGCCTGCTGAGATTCAGATGGAGAGCATACCACAGCCTGCAGAAGGAACTGAAAGGATTCCTGATACAGCTGTGAAACCTGTGGAAATCCAAAAGCTGCCGCCATGTGAAGTGACAGCTGGGGCCACAAAAGGGGAAgaacatgaggaagaagaggtAGAAGTagggcaagaagaaaaagaagaggataAACAGCATCTTGTATCAGAAATACCCCCAGAAATAGACTTT of Columba livia isolate bColLiv1 breed racing homer chromosome 7, bColLiv1.pat.W.v2, whole genome shotgun sequence contains these proteins:
- the MAP2 gene encoding microtubule-associated protein 2 isoform X20, which codes for MAEDRKEEAKAPHWTSGQLTEASSHPHSPEIKEQGGAGAGLVRSANGFPYREDEEPGLGGHEQPGTYTCTKENGINGELSAGDRETAEEVSARIVQVVTAEAVAVLKGEQEKEAQHKDQPGPLPLAVEESANLPPSPPPSPASEQTGALEEDLLAATKMDFRVQEGAHLFTAEPLDTKQQESGKDSKTGEQPQHDALVPQPAKTEALDKKDSQSKDKEKMPSSLSEQILETDSQKKGELSFAELAAKPPSSQTQKDLSSELPKGSKTEERTADVPSSSSQVISMKFKDDLKDVQDFAISHGDSSLLPSEPKSEGSKSELPSGPSPAVPQELPFKDSSKTKQEPPDQLFAEDLTKDEQLYRDRTLALQEFSAVPVDGLKTPSTQKIAAWGEEKDMTKDESDEEERYDFYDKGEARILDDGKFTTKPEVKTLSLDKADFEKDGEAKKSPDILKTEKEMDQSGLSATVDKKKEVQPSTQIPPATLSHEHTLEKTVEHPDTTQLSRVTEKAPDAPSLTTDKTHTLEPSKEKDVKKDTKEDKTSVSAPHEVKEEEDRSGMSKYFETSALKEEAFKADALKQGSDYYELSDTKESMYEPYQTDRLIPEDKEEEEEEELQTELDQQQSIPAHEIGYSTLAQSFAPDKSEEPSSPTERMFTIDPKVYGDKRELHSKNKDDLTLSRSLGLGGRSAIEQRSMSINLPMSCLDSIALGFSFGRAHDLSPLASDILTNTSGSMDEGDDYLPATTPALEKAPCFPIDSREEDEHIEEEKAMVEEKVQPETLTESPFLAKDYYKNGSVLAPDLPEMLDLAGTRSRLASVSADAEMAQKKSVPSDTVVEDSSTALPHVTDENHVTLKAESQLEDLGYCVFNKYTVPLPSPVQDSENLTSETCPFYEGTDEKLRRGLAPDLSLIEVKLAAAGKSKEELLSEKDLGQHGTGESVLARDYEQEKKEKLDTVLEKSEDQVDSKEVYSIKGAEPEKTRPEAILEMKEESVADKVHVTDDTMYDRISASAVAIERGAVSLLMEKEEKTLSVVPEIAEIEAPIKPDYNAIKHDMEVAARRADQEYQSQLDSKISEVVSLPSGKDKASVKRAEPETKDTQQKDQTVLSREAKDADVLSKTEPSYVKDSTKLSETEIKEKVTKPDLVHQEAVDKEESYESSGEHDQAQEGLNGESLKPEDIKAEPPKPPVSGEEMPAQLPAKEPSEELLPKAEPLQEEPAEIQMESIPQPAEGTERIPDTAVKPVEIQKLPPCEVTAGATKGEEHEEEEVEVGQEEKEEDKQHLVSEIPPEIDFGKPTADEMLAKGSPEALPELKGIIESVVTVEDDFITVVQTTVDEGESATHSVRFAATQQEDIETGDSQAEEEPEVEEVADIEVEPKEGSPEAPASPQREEILLTDYKTETCDDYKDETTIDDSIMDTDSLWADTQDDDRSIMTEQLETVPKEEKAERELRRSSLDKHKKEKPFKTGRGRISTPERKIAKKEPSTLSRDEVRRKKVYKKTELAKKTEVQAHSPSRKIILKPAIKYTRPTHLSCVKRKQTAAGGETNQAPGVFKQAKEKLSDGVSKSPEKRSSLPRPSSILPPRRGVSGDRDREENSLSLTASLSSSVRRTTRSEPIRSRTGKSGTSTPTTPGSTAITPGTPPSYASRTPGTPGTPSYSRTPHTPGTPKSAILVPTEKKVAIIRTPPKSPATPKQLRVINQPLPDLKNVRSKIGSTDNIKYQPKGGQVQIVTKKIDLSHVTSKCGSLKNIHHKPGGGRVKIESVKLDFKEKAQAKVGSLENAHHVPGGGNVKIDSQKLNFREHAKARVDHGAEIITQSPGRSSVASPRRLSNVSSSGSINLLESPQLATLAEDVTAALAKQGL